One Aliidongia dinghuensis genomic region harbors:
- the trpS gene encoding tryptophan--tRNA ligase translates to MNRILSGIQPTGNLHIGNYLGALKNWVRLQAEYDCIFCIVDLHAITVPQDPAALRASTREVAATYIAAGIDAERAVIFNQSMVSAHAELSWILTCLTPLGWLNRMTQFKDKAGKNKDSVGLGLYAYPVLMAADILIYKATHVPVGEDQKQHLELARDLAQMFNKTFAPDFFPLPEPVIMGPATRVMSLRDGTKKMSKSDASDYSRINMTDDADTIALKIRKAKTDPLPLPVSVEAAAARPEAENLLSIYAALTDASLADTVARFAGGEFARFKETLAEIAVAKLAPIADERARILADVGELDRLLRRGAERANAIAEPTMAAVKDLVGMLRP, encoded by the coding sequence ATGAACCGCATTCTGTCCGGCATCCAGCCGACCGGAAACCTGCATATCGGCAATTACCTGGGCGCCTTGAAGAACTGGGTGCGGCTGCAGGCCGAGTACGACTGCATCTTCTGCATCGTCGATCTCCACGCCATCACCGTGCCGCAGGATCCGGCCGCGCTGCGCGCCAGCACGCGCGAGGTGGCTGCGACCTATATCGCGGCCGGCATCGACGCCGAGCGTGCGGTCATCTTCAACCAGTCGATGGTGTCGGCCCATGCCGAGCTCAGCTGGATCCTGACCTGCCTGACGCCGCTCGGCTGGCTCAACCGCATGACCCAGTTCAAGGACAAGGCCGGCAAGAACAAGGATTCGGTCGGGCTCGGGCTCTATGCCTATCCCGTGCTGATGGCGGCCGACATCCTGATCTACAAGGCGACGCACGTGCCGGTCGGCGAGGACCAGAAGCAGCATCTGGAGCTGGCCCGCGACCTGGCGCAGATGTTCAACAAGACGTTCGCGCCGGACTTCTTCCCGCTGCCCGAGCCTGTGATCATGGGCCCGGCAACGCGCGTCATGTCGCTCCGCGACGGCACCAAGAAGATGTCGAAGTCGGACGCGTCCGATTATTCGCGGATCAACATGACCGACGACGCCGACACGATCGCGCTCAAGATCCGCAAGGCCAAGACCGATCCCCTGCCGCTGCCGGTGAGCGTAGAGGCCGCCGCCGCCCGGCCCGAGGCGGAAAATCTGCTCAGCATCTATGCGGCGCTGACCGATGCCAGCCTCGCCGACACGGTGGCGCGCTTCGCCGGCGGCGAATTCGCCCGCTTCAAGGAGACGCTGGCCGAGATCGCCGTCGCCAAGCTGGCGCCCATCGCAGACGAGCGCGCGCGCATCCTGGCGGACGTGGGCGAGCTCGACCGGCTGTTGCGCCGCGGCGCCGAGCGGGCCAATGCGATCGCCGAGCCGACCATGGCGGCAGTCAAGGACCTGGTCGGCATGCTCAGGCCCTGA
- a CDS encoding entericidin A/B family lipoprotein, translating to MRPIVANRTTAKTLLLLVLLGALGPTIAACNTTAGAGEDLSKAGQAITNSAERNKPQAPQ from the coding sequence ATGCGTCCGATCGTCGCGAACCGCACAACCGCCAAGACCCTATTGCTGCTGGTCCTGCTGGGCGCGCTCGGCCCGACAATCGCCGCCTGCAACACGACCGCCGGCGCAGGCGAGGACCTTAGCAAGGCCGGTCAGGCAATCACCAACTCGGCCGAGCGGAACAAACCGCAAGCGCCGCAGTAG
- a CDS encoding ABC transporter permease produces the protein MLGSLPRFLAGAWLSLELIALSLVAGAVLSVPIAFARVSPRRALWMPAFGYIFCLRGTPLLVQLYLIYYGAGQFAWVHASPLWPILRQPFSCAVIAFALNTAAYQAEILRGGIMAVPTGEVEAARALGMSHWLILRKIVLPQALRLTLPAYGNEIILVVKSSSLASTITLLDITGVARSIVAESFAVYEAFLDAGAVYLILTFCITRAVALAEGRLMRHLRPEDQAAAPTLEPYGV, from the coding sequence ATGCTCGGGAGCCTGCCGCGCTTCCTCGCCGGCGCCTGGCTCAGCCTTGAGCTGATCGCGCTCTCGCTCGTGGCCGGCGCCGTACTGTCCGTGCCGATCGCGTTTGCGCGGGTGAGCCCGCGCCGCGCGCTCTGGATGCCGGCCTTCGGCTATATCTTCTGCCTGCGCGGCACGCCGCTCCTGGTCCAGCTCTATCTGATATATTACGGCGCCGGCCAGTTCGCCTGGGTCCATGCGAGCCCGCTCTGGCCGATCCTGCGTCAGCCGTTCTCCTGCGCGGTCATCGCCTTTGCACTCAACACCGCCGCCTATCAGGCCGAGATCCTGCGCGGCGGCATCATGGCGGTGCCGACCGGCGAGGTCGAGGCGGCGCGGGCGCTCGGCATGAGCCACTGGCTGATCCTGCGCAAGATCGTGCTGCCGCAGGCGCTGAGGCTGACGCTGCCGGCCTACGGCAACGAGATCATCCTGGTCGTGAAGTCATCGTCGCTCGCGAGCACGATCACGCTCTTGGACATCACCGGCGTCGCGCGCTCGATCGTGGCCGAGAGCTTCGCCGTCTATGAGGCGTTCCTCGATGCGGGCGCCGTCTATCTGATCCTGACGTTCTGCATCACGCGCGCCGTGGCGCTCGCCGAGGGACGCCTCATGCGTCACCTCCGGCCCGAGGACCAGGCCGCAGCACCGACGCTGGAGCCTTACGGTGTCTGA
- a CDS encoding ABC transporter permease, whose translation MDLKGFGGQILTGAGLTLLVAALSLVFGLMIGGLGAAAKLSKSKRLRAAAEAYTTLVRGVPELLILLLLYFGGTVLLTWIAGEYVEVDGFGAGLFALSILCGAYTTEVLRAAIAGVPKGQAEAARALGLDRVQMVRLVLLPQVWRLALPGLGNVWLVLLKDTSLISVVGLEELMRKSAIAAGATREPFTFYAVAAGVYLLFTTISVLGIAALERRARRGLARV comes from the coding sequence ATGGATTTGAAGGGCTTCGGCGGCCAGATCCTTACCGGCGCGGGCCTGACCCTGCTGGTCGCGGCCTTGAGCCTCGTGTTCGGCCTGATGATCGGCGGCCTCGGCGCCGCGGCCAAGCTATCGAAATCCAAACGGCTGCGCGCCGCGGCCGAGGCCTACACCACGCTCGTGCGCGGCGTGCCGGAGCTCCTGATCCTGCTGCTGCTCTATTTCGGCGGCACCGTGCTCCTCACCTGGATTGCCGGCGAGTATGTCGAGGTCGACGGCTTCGGCGCCGGCCTGTTCGCGCTCTCGATCTTGTGCGGCGCCTATACGACCGAGGTGCTGCGCGCCGCGATCGCAGGCGTGCCCAAGGGCCAGGCCGAGGCGGCCCGCGCGCTGGGCCTCGACCGAGTGCAGATGGTCCGCCTCGTCCTGCTGCCGCAGGTCTGGCGGCTGGCGCTGCCGGGCCTCGGCAACGTCTGGCTCGTGCTCCTGAAGGACACGTCGCTGATCTCGGTCGTGGGGCTCGAGGAGCTGATGCGGAAATCGGCGATCGCCGCCGGCGCCACGCGCGAGCCCTTCACCTTCTATGCCGTCGCGGCCGGCGTCTATCTCCTGTTCACGACCATCTCCGTCCTCGGCATCGCGGCACTCGAACGCCGCGCCCGGCGCGGCCTGGCGCGGGTCTGA
- a CDS encoding ABC transporter substrate-binding protein: MRLALTAVLIAAAVGIAGHAQAQDKVRIATEGAYAPFNYKAPDGTLEGFDVDIAKALCDHAHLECLIVAQDWDGIIPGLLAKKYDAIVASMSITDERKKKVDFTDKYYQTPARFVEKKGADFTISKEGLKGKTIGAQRSTIHAQYLQENYADVADIKLYDSQENADLDLTAGRLDLVLADSIVLLEGFLNKPEGQDFEFVGPELKDPKWFGEGAGIAVRPGDTKLKDAFDKALAEIRKDGTYDKIDAKYFPFSIY; this comes from the coding sequence ATGCGCCTAGCCCTCACAGCCGTGCTCATTGCGGCGGCGGTCGGCATCGCCGGCCACGCCCAGGCCCAGGACAAGGTCCGGATCGCGACCGAAGGCGCCTATGCGCCGTTCAACTACAAGGCGCCGGACGGCACGCTCGAGGGGTTCGACGTCGACATCGCCAAGGCGCTCTGCGACCACGCCCATCTCGAATGCCTGATCGTGGCGCAGGATTGGGACGGCATCATCCCGGGCCTGCTCGCCAAGAAATACGATGCGATCGTCGCCTCCATGTCGATCACGGACGAGCGCAAGAAGAAGGTCGATTTCACCGACAAGTACTATCAGACGCCGGCCCGCTTCGTCGAAAAGAAGGGCGCCGACTTCACGATCTCGAAGGAGGGGTTGAAGGGCAAGACGATCGGCGCCCAGCGCTCGACCATTCATGCGCAATACCTGCAGGAAAATTACGCCGATGTCGCCGACATCAAGCTCTACGACAGCCAGGAAAATGCCGACCTGGACCTGACGGCGGGCCGGCTCGACCTGGTGCTGGCCGATTCGATCGTGCTGCTCGAAGGCTTCCTCAACAAGCCCGAAGGCCAGGATTTCGAATTCGTCGGACCCGAGCTCAAGGACCCGAAATGGTTCGGCGAGGGCGCCGGCATCGCGGTCCGGCCGGGCGACACCAAGCTCAAGGACGCGTTCGACAAGGCGCTGGCCGAGATCCGCAAGGACGGCACCTACGACAAGATCGACGCGAAATATTTCCCCTTCTCGATTTATTGA
- a CDS encoding ABC transporter substrate-binding protein: MNLRAIPLVFGLLLGLVTAPVLAADAPQKIRIATEGAYPPFNYKAPDGTLQGFDVDIANAVCAEAHLDCTIVAQDWDGIIPGLLARKYDAIVASMAITEERKKKVAFTDKYYQMPARFVAKKGANFTFTKDGLKGKVIGAQRSTIHASYLMENYADVADVKLYDTQENVTLDLTSGRLDLVLASSAVLLGSFLNKPEGVDYAFVGPELKLGAGTAIAVRQNDDALRETFNKAIAAIRANGTYQKINAKYFDFSIY; the protein is encoded by the coding sequence ATGAATCTTCGCGCCATCCCCCTTGTGTTCGGCCTGCTGCTCGGGCTTGTCACCGCTCCTGTCCTGGCCGCGGATGCGCCGCAGAAGATCCGGATCGCGACCGAAGGGGCCTATCCGCCGTTCAACTACAAGGCGCCGGACGGCACGCTCCAGGGCTTCGACGTCGACATCGCCAATGCCGTCTGCGCCGAGGCCCATCTCGACTGCACGATCGTGGCGCAGGACTGGGACGGCATCATCCCCGGCCTGCTCGCCAGGAAATACGACGCGATCGTGGCCTCGATGGCGATCACCGAGGAGCGCAAGAAGAAGGTCGCCTTCACCGACAAGTATTACCAGATGCCGGCACGCTTCGTGGCGAAGAAGGGCGCCAACTTCACCTTCACCAAGGACGGCCTCAAAGGCAAGGTGATCGGCGCGCAGCGCTCGACCATCCATGCCAGCTACCTCATGGAGAATTATGCCGACGTTGCCGACGTCAAGCTCTACGACACCCAGGAGAACGTGACGCTCGACTTGACGTCCGGGCGGCTCGACCTGGTGCTGGCGAGCTCCGCCGTGCTCCTCGGCAGTTTCCTCAACAAGCCCGAGGGCGTCGACTACGCGTTCGTGGGGCCTGAGCTCAAGCTCGGCGCCGGCACGGCGATCGCCGTGCGCCAGAACGACGACGCCCTGCGCGAGACCTTCAACAAGGCGATCGCCGCGATCCGGGCGAACGGCACTTACCAGAAGATCAACGCTAAATATTTCGACTTCTCGATCTACTAA
- a CDS encoding GNAT family N-acetyltransferase, giving the protein MWSIRSARATDIQAIAKVDVETWQTTYPGMLPDNLLMALDPRQRARQWSRFIAHRPGDTLIAVDEREHVLGFGSCGPQRETLLPYAGEIFTLYVAPDYQGQGVGRQLLVALFQRMIRGGLGSAMLWVLAANPSRYFYERVGGRRVADRLLDMGSFGVPAVAYGWPDLADAVRRAAGARSRID; this is encoded by the coding sequence ATGTGGTCGATCAGATCAGCCCGGGCGACGGACATCCAGGCGATTGCAAAGGTCGATGTCGAGACCTGGCAGACGACATATCCGGGCATGCTGCCCGACAATCTCCTGATGGCGCTCGACCCGCGCCAGCGCGCGCGCCAATGGTCCCGCTTCATCGCCCATCGGCCGGGCGACACGCTCATCGCGGTTGACGAGCGGGAGCATGTTCTGGGGTTCGGCAGCTGCGGCCCCCAGCGCGAGACGCTGCTGCCCTATGCCGGCGAGATCTTCACGCTCTATGTGGCACCCGACTACCAGGGCCAGGGCGTCGGCCGGCAGCTGTTGGTGGCACTGTTCCAGCGCATGATCCGCGGCGGCCTCGGTTCCGCCATGCTCTGGGTGCTGGCCGCCAACCCATCCCGCTATTTCTATGAACGGGTCGGCGGACGCCGCGTCGCCGACCGGCTGCTCGACATGGGCTCGTTCGGCGTCCCGGCCGTCGCCTACGGCTGGCCCGATCTCGCCGATGCCGTCCGACGCGCGGCCGGCGCCCGCAGCCGGATCGATTAA
- the ccmI gene encoding c-type cytochrome biogenesis protein CcmI, which produces MIWLWVVLALMTGGVLAGLLRPLLRVNAAAVARADFDIAVYRDQLDELRRDEERGTLSASEAAAAWLEIERRLLAATAKAEAPPPAPRPARFAAILVMLTLPIAAVGLYLALGEPDMPDQPLASRSAERALLAEDGTLDPAKVKVALEARLKADPESLDGWLLLARTDASLGAWDDGKAAYEKAMAMSKDRPDVMEGYAELLVGSAQGQVTDPAMDLFTRAVAADHNRIKARYYLALSAAQHGDLPQAIAGWKALEADAPAGAPWRATVTEMREEAERRLAGGAPDASPSPSTDPGGPRDSAAAQIAKLPPGEQGQAIRGMVEGLAARLEAHPDDLAGWQRLARAYVVLGEGQKAEAAYRQVLQRDPKQPDALWQLGLAAAATGRTQEAADHWKTLLDQLPPGSPEAGRVQKAIEQLQAAK; this is translated from the coding sequence ATGATCTGGCTGTGGGTGGTGCTGGCGCTCATGACCGGCGGCGTGCTGGCGGGCCTGCTCAGGCCGTTGCTGCGCGTGAACGCGGCGGCCGTGGCGCGCGCCGACTTCGACATCGCCGTCTATCGCGACCAGCTGGACGAGCTTCGCCGTGACGAAGAGCGCGGCACGCTCAGCGCCAGCGAGGCGGCGGCGGCCTGGCTCGAAATCGAGCGCCGGCTGCTCGCCGCGACCGCCAAGGCCGAGGCGCCGCCGCCGGCGCCCCGCCCGGCCCGGTTTGCCGCGATCCTTGTCATGCTGACCCTGCCGATCGCCGCGGTCGGACTCTATCTGGCGCTGGGCGAGCCGGACATGCCGGACCAGCCGCTGGCATCCCGGTCGGCCGAGCGGGCGCTGCTCGCAGAGGACGGCACGCTCGACCCAGCCAAGGTCAAGGTGGCGCTCGAAGCGCGGCTCAAGGCCGATCCGGAGAGCCTCGACGGCTGGCTGCTGCTAGCGCGGACCGACGCCAGCCTCGGCGCGTGGGACGACGGCAAGGCGGCCTACGAAAAGGCGATGGCCATGTCGAAGGACCGGCCCGACGTGATGGAGGGCTATGCCGAGCTGCTGGTGGGATCCGCCCAAGGCCAGGTGACCGATCCGGCCATGGACCTGTTCACCCGCGCCGTCGCCGCCGACCACAACCGGATCAAGGCGCGCTACTACCTGGCGCTCTCCGCTGCCCAGCATGGCGATCTGCCGCAGGCGATCGCGGGCTGGAAGGCGCTCGAGGCGGATGCGCCCGCGGGCGCGCCCTGGCGCGCGACGGTGACGGAAATGCGCGAGGAGGCCGAGCGCCGGCTCGCCGGTGGTGCGCCCGATGCCAGCCCCAGCCCATCGACCGACCCGGGCGGGCCCCGCGACTCGGCCGCGGCACAGATCGCGAAGCTGCCGCCGGGCGAGCAGGGTCAAGCGATCCGCGGCATGGTCGAGGGGCTGGCGGCGCGGCTCGAGGCCCATCCGGACGATCTTGCCGGCTGGCAGCGCCTGGCGCGCGCCTATGTCGTGCTGGGCGAGGGGCAAAAGGCGGAAGCGGCCTATCGCCAGGTGTTGCAGCGCGACCCGAAGCAGCCCGATGCGCTCTGGCAATTGGGCCTGGCCGCGGCCGCGACCGGGCGGACGCAGGAGGCAGCCGACCACTGGAAGACCCTGCTCGACCAATTGCCGCCGGGCTCCCCGGAAGCCGGCCGGGTGCAGAAGGCGATCGAGCAGCTGCAGGCGGCCAAATGA
- a CDS encoding cytochrome c-type biogenesis protein, whose product MTTRLTLALLLLLAAAGPALAVNPDERLADPVLEARARALSKELRCLVCQNESIDDSNADLAHDLRVLVRERLTAGDTNAQVLAYLQARYGNFVLLKPPVDPATWVLWFGPAVALAIGAAVVIQRRRAQPAPPAPLTSEERARVDLLLADDK is encoded by the coding sequence ATGACCACCCGGCTCACCCTTGCTCTGTTGCTGTTGCTCGCCGCCGCCGGGCCGGCGCTCGCGGTCAATCCGGACGAGCGGCTCGCCGACCCGGTGCTGGAGGCGCGCGCCCGGGCCCTCAGCAAGGAGCTGCGCTGCCTCGTGTGCCAGAACGAGTCGATCGACGATTCCAACGCCGACCTCGCCCATGACCTGCGCGTGCTGGTGCGCGAGCGGCTCACGGCCGGCGACACGAATGCACAGGTGCTGGCCTACCTGCAGGCACGCTACGGCAATTTCGTGCTGCTGAAGCCGCCGGTCGACCCGGCCACCTGGGTCCTGTGGTTCGGGCCGGCCGTCGCCTTGGCCATCGGTGCCGCCGTCGTGATACAGCGCCGCCGCGCTCAGCCGGCGCCGCCGGCGCCGCTCACGTCCGAGGAACGCGCCCGCGTCGATCTGCTGCTGGCGGACGACAAATGA
- a CDS encoding DsbE family thiol:disulfide interchange protein: MSPETSPAPAATQPTNGMGRRLLFLLPVAAFAALVGVFALGLGHDPTALKSAMIDKPAPAFTLPPILEDRPGLARADLGGKPVLVNFFASWCAPCRVEHPTLTGLAASGVPVYGVAYKDKPQDARRFLGDLGNPYQRIGLDLDGRTAIDFGVYGVPETFILDRDGRIRYRYAGALTDSVLKTEILPRLEALSAQ, encoded by the coding sequence TTGTCGCCTGAGACGTCACCGGCGCCGGCCGCGACTCAGCCGACAAACGGCATGGGCCGGCGCCTCCTGTTCCTGCTGCCGGTCGCAGCCTTTGCCGCCCTCGTGGGCGTGTTCGCGCTGGGCTTGGGCCATGATCCGACCGCGCTCAAGTCGGCGATGATCGATAAGCCGGCGCCCGCCTTCACTCTGCCGCCGATCCTCGAGGATCGGCCGGGCCTCGCGCGCGCCGACCTCGGCGGCAAGCCGGTGCTGGTCAATTTCTTCGCGTCCTGGTGCGCGCCCTGCCGCGTCGAGCACCCGACGCTGACCGGCCTCGCCGCCTCCGGCGTGCCGGTCTATGGCGTTGCTTACAAAGACAAGCCACAGGACGCCCGCCGCTTCCTCGGCGACCTTGGCAACCCGTACCAGCGCATCGGTCTCGATCTCGACGGGCGCACGGCGATCGACTTCGGCGTCTATGGCGTGCCCGAGACCTTCATCCTCGATCGCGACGGGCGCATCCGCTACCGCTATGCCGGCGCGCTCACCGATTCCGTGCTGAAGACCGAGATCCTGCCGCGGCTCGAGGCGCTGTCGGCCCAATGA
- a CDS encoding heme lyase CcmF/NrfE family subunit — protein sequence MIAELGHFALILALLIAIVQAILPMAGAQLGRRPLMDVAPMAALLQFGAVAIAFGALVHAYVTSDFSLKNVVENSHSLKPLIYKVTGVWGNHEGSMLLWALILTLYGAAVAAFGRNLPPALKARVLSVHGMIGVGFLAFILFTSNPFLRVLPVPPDGQGLNPILQDPGLAFHPPFLYLGYVGFSMAFSFAVAALIEGRVDAAWARWVRPWTLLAWCALTLGICLGSWWAYYELGWGGWWAWDPVENASFMPWLSGTALLHSAIVVEKRDTLKGWTLFLAIVTFSLSLLGTFLVRSGVLSSVHAFAVDPARGAFILALLVIAIGGSLTLFAVRAPALRATGSFAPISRESALVLNNLLLATAALTVFLGTLYPLFLDVIGGDKVSVGSPYYNATFVPLMVPLIVTMAAGPLLTWKRADLAGVLARLRLAFGATVAVAIAMVALTKGHEAVAPFGMALAAWLLVGTLAEFAERIRLFRAPWSVVMNRLVHVPRAAIGMTVAHAGLAVTIAGITIASGWQQEAIQTVKPGGSIALAGDTYRFERVDPVPGPNYSAEEATVTISHDGQVFATVHPSRKTYPLQRMTTTDVAIHTDGLSDKYVVLGDPQPDGGWIFRLYYNPLVPWVWFGAVIMVVGGGLSLSDRRLRIGAPVRRVRRAEAELVA from the coding sequence ATGATCGCCGAGCTCGGCCATTTCGCGCTGATCCTGGCGCTCTTGATCGCGATCGTGCAGGCGATCCTGCCGATGGCGGGAGCGCAGTTGGGCCGCCGGCCGCTCATGGACGTGGCGCCGATGGCGGCACTGCTGCAGTTCGGCGCGGTCGCGATCGCGTTCGGCGCCCTCGTCCACGCCTATGTCACGTCGGACTTCTCGCTGAAGAACGTGGTCGAGAACAGCCACTCGCTGAAGCCGCTCATCTACAAGGTGACCGGCGTCTGGGGCAACCACGAGGGCTCCATGCTGCTGTGGGCGCTGATCCTGACGCTCTACGGCGCCGCCGTCGCCGCCTTCGGCCGCAACCTGCCGCCGGCGTTGAAGGCGCGCGTGCTCTCGGTTCACGGCATGATCGGTGTCGGCTTCTTGGCCTTCATCCTGTTCACGTCGAACCCGTTCCTGCGTGTGCTGCCGGTGCCGCCGGACGGCCAGGGGCTGAACCCGATCCTGCAGGACCCGGGCCTGGCGTTCCATCCGCCGTTCCTGTACCTCGGCTACGTCGGCTTCTCGATGGCCTTTTCCTTTGCGGTCGCGGCCCTGATCGAGGGCCGGGTCGACGCCGCCTGGGCGCGCTGGGTCCGGCCCTGGACGCTGCTGGCCTGGTGCGCCTTGACGCTCGGCATCTGCCTCGGCAGCTGGTGGGCGTACTATGAGCTCGGCTGGGGCGGCTGGTGGGCGTGGGACCCGGTCGAGAATGCGTCCTTCATGCCGTGGCTTTCGGGCACGGCGCTCCTGCATTCGGCGATCGTGGTCGAGAAGCGCGACACGCTCAAAGGCTGGACCCTGTTCCTCGCCATCGTCACCTTCTCGCTCTCGCTGCTCGGCACCTTCCTCGTGCGCTCGGGCGTGCTGTCCTCGGTCCACGCCTTCGCGGTCGACCCGGCGCGCGGCGCCTTCATCCTGGCGCTGCTGGTCATTGCGATCGGCGGCTCGCTCACGCTGTTCGCGGTTCGCGCACCGGCGCTGCGCGCGACCGGCAGCTTCGCGCCGATCAGCCGCGAATCGGCACTGGTGCTGAACAACCTGCTGCTCGCGACCGCGGCGCTCACCGTGTTCCTCGGCACGCTCTATCCCCTGTTCCTCGACGTGATCGGCGGCGACAAGGTCTCGGTGGGATCTCCCTATTACAACGCGACCTTCGTGCCGCTGATGGTGCCGCTCATCGTCACCATGGCGGCCGGGCCGCTCCTGACATGGAAGCGCGCGGATCTCGCCGGCGTCTTGGCCCGGCTCCGGCTTGCCTTTGGTGCCACCGTCGCGGTCGCCATCGCCATGGTCGCGCTGACGAAGGGCCATGAGGCGGTGGCGCCGTTTGGCATGGCGCTCGCTGCCTGGCTGCTCGTCGGCACGCTCGCGGAATTCGCCGAGCGCATCCGCCTGTTTCGGGCGCCCTGGAGCGTCGTCATGAACCGGCTCGTCCATGTGCCGCGCGCGGCCATCGGCATGACCGTGGCCCATGCGGGCCTGGCCGTGACCATCGCCGGCATCACGATTGCGAGCGGCTGGCAGCAGGAGGCGATCCAGACCGTGAAGCCGGGCGGCAGTATCGCGCTCGCCGGCGACACCTATCGCTTCGAGCGGGTCGATCCCGTGCCCGGCCCGAACTATTCGGCGGAAGAGGCGACGGTCACCATAAGCCACGATGGGCAGGTCTTCGCCACGGTCCATCCGTCGCGCAAGACCTATCCGCTGCAGCGCATGACGACGACCGACGTTGCGATCCACACCGACGGCTTGAGCGACAAATATGTCGTGCTGGGCGACCCGCAGCCGGACGGCGGCTGGATCTTCCGGCTCTACTACAACCCGCTGGTGCCGTGGGTCTGGTTCGGCGCCGTCATCATGGTCGTGGGCGGCGGCCTGTCCTTGAGCGACCGTCGGCTCAGGATCGGCGCGCCGGTCCGCCGCGTCCGCCGAGCGGAGGCCGAGCTTGTCGCCTGA
- the ccmD gene encoding heme exporter protein CcmD, whose translation MTGLATWAAMGGYAIFVWPAYGIAAAALGLVATLSIRRYRMAQRRLAQITGERRGEDR comes from the coding sequence ATGACGGGCCTTGCGACCTGGGCCGCCATGGGCGGCTACGCAATCTTCGTCTGGCCCGCCTACGGCATTGCCGCTGCGGCACTCGGCCTCGTGGCGACCCTGTCGATCCGGCGGTATCGCATGGCGCAGCGCCGCCTCGCCCAGATCACGGGTGAGCGCCGCGGGGAGGATCGATGA
- a CDS encoding heme ABC transporter permease, translating into MHRFANPARFMRLSEPALPWLATATALLLGVGLVLALFVAPPDYQQGESVRIMFIHVPSAWMAMCAYTSLAAASACALIWRHPLAEIAAEETAPLGATFTGLCLVSGSLWGQPMWGTWWAWDARMTSVLVLFFLYLGYMALSSAFDDPVRGRRAAAILALVGFVNVPIIKFSVDWWNTLHQPASVLRMGGPTIDPSLLWPLLVMGLAFTLLFATLLVVRMRAALIERKIRALEVTQLEAADSRVFG; encoded by the coding sequence ATGCATCGTTTCGCCAACCCCGCCCGCTTCATGCGCTTGAGTGAGCCCGCGCTGCCTTGGCTCGCCACCGCGACCGCGCTCTTGCTTGGCGTTGGGCTCGTGCTGGCGCTCTTCGTAGCGCCGCCCGACTATCAGCAGGGCGAGAGCGTGCGCATCATGTTCATCCATGTGCCGTCGGCCTGGATGGCGATGTGCGCCTATACCAGCCTGGCGGCGGCGAGCGCCTGCGCGCTCATCTGGCGCCATCCCTTGGCCGAGATCGCCGCCGAGGAGACAGCGCCCTTGGGCGCCACCTTCACCGGGCTCTGCCTCGTCTCGGGCTCGCTCTGGGGCCAGCCCATGTGGGGCACCTGGTGGGCATGGGACGCGCGCATGACCTCGGTCCTGGTGCTGTTCTTCCTCTATCTGGGATACATGGCGCTCTCGAGCGCGTTCGACGACCCGGTCCGCGGTCGGCGCGCGGCGGCGATCCTGGCGCTCGTCGGCTTCGTCAACGTGCCGATCATCAAGTTCTCGGTCGACTGGTGGAACACGCTGCACCAGCCGGCGAGCGTGCTGCGCATGGGCGGCCCGACCATCGACCCGTCGCTGCTCTGGCCGCTCCTGGTCATGGGGCTCGCCTTCACCCTGCTGTTCGCGACGCTGCTCGTCGTGCGCATGCGCGCGGCCTTGATCGAGCGCAAGATCCGCGCGCTTGAAGTGACGCAGCTGGAAGCGGCGGATTCGCGGGTGTTCGGATGA